The proteins below come from a single Lepidochelys kempii isolate rLepKem1 chromosome 20, rLepKem1.hap2, whole genome shotgun sequence genomic window:
- the BEST2 gene encoding bestrophin-2a isoform X2, which translates to MTVTYTARVANARFGGFYKLLLLWRGSIYKLLYKEFLAFFATYLGLSLTYRFVLAEDQKRYFEKLVIYCNNYANLIPVSFVLGFYVTLVVNRWWSQYTCMPLPDRLMCTISGTVHGGDERGRLYRRTLMRYGSLSAVLLLRSVSTAVFKRFPTIDHVVEAGFMTREERKKYENLTSSYNKYWIPCVWFTNLAAQARKEGRVRDNCALKMLMEELNHFRANCSMLFHYDWISVPLVYTQVVTIAVYSFFVACLIGRQFLDPAQGYEGHDLDLCVPVFTLLQFFFYVGWLKVSMMAVDEMYNDLPLLEKDRYWDASNPRAPYTAATVFLLHQPSFQGSTFDMTLPKEDMQFQPLEEIEEGLEPSRHVPLHLLNRLLSAGPAPGSFGRRLSLLRRKNSCVSEASTSYSCLCQDTQSTDCSCGPPARRLPLSEGPFAPEQRGWEGGEEAGHWATGSHEEALPEESDLAQQSQVSLLHPDSAAPVAGGFPSPQDTGPLVDTSFLLQPGAAKESPARSSPPSAGYRPWLQNPIEEETTA; encoded by the exons ATGACCGTCACCTACACGGCCCGCGTGGCCAACGCCCGTTTCGGGGGCTTCTACAAACTGCTCCTGCTCTGGCGCGGGAGCATTTACAAGCTGCTGTACAAGGAGTTCCTGGCCTTCTTCGCCACCTACCTGGGGCTCAGCCTGACCTACCG CTTTGTCCTGGCCGAGGATCAGAAACGCTACTTTGAGAAACTGGTGATTTACTGCAACAACTACGCCAACCTAATCCCCGTCTCCTTCGTGCTGG GCTTCTACGTCACGCTGGTGGTGAATCGCTGGTGGAGCCAGTACACCTGCATGCCCCTGCCCGACCGCCTGATGTGCACCATCTCCGGCACCGTGCACGGCGGGGACGAGCGAGGCCGGCTTTACCGCCGCACCCTGATGCGCTACGGCAGCCTCTCGGCCGTGCTCCTTCTGCGCTCCGTCAGCACGGCCGTCTTCAAGCGGTTCCCCACCATCGACCACGTGGTGGAGGCAG GCTTCATGACCCGGGAGGAGCGCAAGAAATACGAGAACCTGACCTCGTCCTACAACAAGTACTGGATCCCCTGTGTCTGGTTCACCAACCTGGCGGCCCAGGCTCGCAAGGAGGGGCGCGTCCGGGACAACTGCGCCCTCAAGATGCTGATGGAG gAGCTGAATCACTTCCGTGCAAACTGCAGCATGTTATTCCACTACGACTGGATCAGCGTCCCCCTGGTCTACACACAG gtgGTGACCATTGCCGTGTACAGCTTCTTCGTGGCCTGTCTGATCGGGCGTCAGTTCCTGGACCCAGCCCAGGGCTATGAGGGCCACGACCTGGACCTGTGTGTGCCGGTCTTCACCCTGCTGCAGTTCTTCTTCTACGTGGGCTGGCTCaag gtctCCATGATGGCGGTGGACGAGATGTACAATGACCTGCCCCTGCTGGAGAAGGACCGTTACTGGGACGCCTCCAACCCCCGCGCCCCGTACACGGCGGCCACCGTCTTCCTGCTGCACCAGCCGTCCTTCCAGGGCTCCACCTTCGACATGAC GCTGCCCAAGGAGGACATGCAGTTCCAGCCGCTGGAGGAGATCGAGGAGGGGCTGGAGCCGAGCCGCCACGTCCCCCTGCACCTCCTGAACCGGCTGCTGTCCGCGGGGCCCGCCCCGGGCAGCTTCGGCCGGCGCCTCTCGCTGCTGCGCCGCAAGAACAGCTGCGTCTCGGAGGCCTCCACCtcctacagctgtctgtgccaggACACGCAGAGCACGGACTGCAGCTGTGGGCCCCCCGCCCGCCGCCTGCCCCTCAGCGAGGGGCCCTTCGCCccggagcagcggggctgggaggggggcgaGGAAGCCGGGCACTGGGCCACAGGCAGCCACGAGGAGGCCTTGCCCGAGGAGTCGGACCTTGCCCAGCAGTCCCAGGTCTCCTTGCTTCACCCCGACAGCGCCGCCCCTGTGGCCGGCGGCTTCCCTTCGCCGCAGGATACGGGGCCCCTCGTGGACACATCCTTCCTCTTGCAGCCTGGAGCCGCCAAGGAGTCCCCCGCCCGGAGCAGCCCCCCCAGCGCCGGCTACCGCCCCTGGCTGCAGAACCCCATCGAGGAGGAGACCACGGCGTGA
- the BEST2 gene encoding bestrophin-2a isoform X1: MTVTYTARVANARFGGFYKLLLLWRGSIYKLLYKEFLAFFATYLGLSLTYRFVLAEDQKRYFEKLVIYCNNYANLIPVSFVLGFYVTLVVNRWWSQYTCMPLPDRLMCTISGTVHGGDERGRLYRRTLMRYGSLSAVLLLRSVSTAVFKRFPTIDHVVEAGFMTREERKKYENLTSSYNKYWIPCVWFTNLAAQARKEGRVRDNCALKMLMEELNHFRANCSMLFHYDWISVPLVYTQVVTIAVYSFFVACLIGRQFLDPAQGYEGHDLDLCVPVFTLLQFFFYVGWLKVAEQLINPFGEDDDDFETNLLIDRNFQVSMMAVDEMYNDLPLLEKDRYWDASNPRAPYTAATVFLLHQPSFQGSTFDMTLPKEDMQFQPLEEIEEGLEPSRHVPLHLLNRLLSAGPAPGSFGRRLSLLRRKNSCVSEASTSYSCLCQDTQSTDCSCGPPARRLPLSEGPFAPEQRGWEGGEEAGHWATGSHEEALPEESDLAQQSQVSLLHPDSAAPVAGGFPSPQDTGPLVDTSFLLQPGAAKESPARSSPPSAGYRPWLQNPIEEETTA, from the exons ATGACCGTCACCTACACGGCCCGCGTGGCCAACGCCCGTTTCGGGGGCTTCTACAAACTGCTCCTGCTCTGGCGCGGGAGCATTTACAAGCTGCTGTACAAGGAGTTCCTGGCCTTCTTCGCCACCTACCTGGGGCTCAGCCTGACCTACCG CTTTGTCCTGGCCGAGGATCAGAAACGCTACTTTGAGAAACTGGTGATTTACTGCAACAACTACGCCAACCTAATCCCCGTCTCCTTCGTGCTGG GCTTCTACGTCACGCTGGTGGTGAATCGCTGGTGGAGCCAGTACACCTGCATGCCCCTGCCCGACCGCCTGATGTGCACCATCTCCGGCACCGTGCACGGCGGGGACGAGCGAGGCCGGCTTTACCGCCGCACCCTGATGCGCTACGGCAGCCTCTCGGCCGTGCTCCTTCTGCGCTCCGTCAGCACGGCCGTCTTCAAGCGGTTCCCCACCATCGACCACGTGGTGGAGGCAG GCTTCATGACCCGGGAGGAGCGCAAGAAATACGAGAACCTGACCTCGTCCTACAACAAGTACTGGATCCCCTGTGTCTGGTTCACCAACCTGGCGGCCCAGGCTCGCAAGGAGGGGCGCGTCCGGGACAACTGCGCCCTCAAGATGCTGATGGAG gAGCTGAATCACTTCCGTGCAAACTGCAGCATGTTATTCCACTACGACTGGATCAGCGTCCCCCTGGTCTACACACAG gtgGTGACCATTGCCGTGTACAGCTTCTTCGTGGCCTGTCTGATCGGGCGTCAGTTCCTGGACCCAGCCCAGGGCTATGAGGGCCACGACCTGGACCTGTGTGTGCCGGTCTTCACCCTGCTGCAGTTCTTCTTCTACGTGGGCTGGCTCaag gtGGCTGAGCAGCTGATCAATCCCTTTGGGGAGGACGACGACGACTTCGAAACCAACCTGCTGATCGACCGCAATTTCCAg gtctCCATGATGGCGGTGGACGAGATGTACAATGACCTGCCCCTGCTGGAGAAGGACCGTTACTGGGACGCCTCCAACCCCCGCGCCCCGTACACGGCGGCCACCGTCTTCCTGCTGCACCAGCCGTCCTTCCAGGGCTCCACCTTCGACATGAC GCTGCCCAAGGAGGACATGCAGTTCCAGCCGCTGGAGGAGATCGAGGAGGGGCTGGAGCCGAGCCGCCACGTCCCCCTGCACCTCCTGAACCGGCTGCTGTCCGCGGGGCCCGCCCCGGGCAGCTTCGGCCGGCGCCTCTCGCTGCTGCGCCGCAAGAACAGCTGCGTCTCGGAGGCCTCCACCtcctacagctgtctgtgccaggACACGCAGAGCACGGACTGCAGCTGTGGGCCCCCCGCCCGCCGCCTGCCCCTCAGCGAGGGGCCCTTCGCCccggagcagcggggctgggaggggggcgaGGAAGCCGGGCACTGGGCCACAGGCAGCCACGAGGAGGCCTTGCCCGAGGAGTCGGACCTTGCCCAGCAGTCCCAGGTCTCCTTGCTTCACCCCGACAGCGCCGCCCCTGTGGCCGGCGGCTTCCCTTCGCCGCAGGATACGGGGCCCCTCGTGGACACATCCTTCCTCTTGCAGCCTGGAGCCGCCAAGGAGTCCCCCGCCCGGAGCAGCCCCCCCAGCGCCGGCTACCGCCCCTGGCTGCAGAACCCCATCGAGGAGGAGACCACGGCGTGA